The window GGCGATGATCCCCCTCTGGAAGGCGGGCCCGGCCCTGGCCGCGGGCAACGCCTTCGTGCTCAAGCCCTCCGAACGCGACCCCTCCGTGCCGGTCCGCCTGGCGGAGCTCTTCGTCGAGGCCGGCGGTCCGCCCGGGGTGTTCAACGTGGTCCACGGCGACAAGACCGCCGTCGACGCGCTGCTGGACAGCGACGTCATCCAGGCGGTCGGCTTCGTCGGCTCGACCCCGATCGCGCAGTACATCTACGAGCGCTGCGCCGCCACCGGCAAGCGCGCCCAGTGCTTCGGCGGGGCGAAGAACCACATGCTCATCCTGCCGGACGCCGACCTGGACCAGGTGGCCGACGCCCTCATCGGGGCGGCCTACGGGTCGGCCGGCGAACGCTGCATGGCCATCTCCGTGGCCGTGCCCGTCGGCGAGGAGACCGCCGACCGGCTGCGCGACGCCCTGGTGGAGCGCATGGGGTCGCTCAAGGTGGGGCACAGCCTCGACCCGGAGGCCTCCTACGGTCCGCTCGTGGCGCAGTCCGCGCTCGACCGGGTGCGTGACTACATCGGCCAGGGGGAGGCGGCCGGCGCGGAACTGCTCGTCGACGGCCGCACGCAGGCCGCCACCGACGCCGAGTTCGAGGGGGAGTCCCTCGCCGGGGGCTACTTCATCGGCCCGACGCTCCTCGACCACGTCACCCCCGACATGTCCGTCTACACCGACGAGATCTTCGGCCCGGTCCTCGTCATCGTCCGGGCCCGCGACTTCGAGGAGGCGCTCGCCCTGCCGAACGAGCACGAGTACGGCAACGGCGTGAGCATCTTCGCCAGCAGCGGCGAGGCGGCCCGCGAGTTCGCCCAGCGGGTCCAGGTCGGGATGATCGGCGTCAACGTGCCCATCCCCGTGCCCATCGCGTACCACACCTTCGGCGGCTGGAAGGCCAGCGGTTTCGGCGACCTCAACCAGCACGGACCGGACGCGTTCCGGTTCTACACCCGCACCAAGACGGTCACCAGCCGGTGGCCCCGACCGGCCCGCAGCGGCGCGGACTTCGCCATGCCGCTCATGGACTGACCGGACGCCACAGGGAAGATATTAAGGAGCAGACAGTGAAGAACATCGCTTTCATCGGACTGGGCAACATGGGCGGCCCCATGGCAGCCAACCTCGTCCGCGCCGGGTACACCGTCCGGGGCGTCGACGTCGTCGAGCAGGCGCAGGCCGCCGCCCGCGAGCAGGGCGTCGAGGTGGTCCCCACCGCCGCGGAGGCCGCCCGCGGGGCGGACGTCGTCATCACCATGCTCCCCACCGGGGCGCTCGTGCGGAAGGTCATCGAGGAGGTGCTGGAGGGCGGCGTCGGGAAGCCCCTGCTGTTCATCGACTCCTCCACCGTCTCCGTCGCCGAGTGCCGCGACAACGCCGCCGTGGTGCGGGCGGCCGGGTACCGCTTCATCGACGCCCCGGTCTCCGGCGGCACCGTCGGCGCGCAGGCCGGCACCCTGGCCTTCATGGTCGGCGGCAGCGCGGAGGATGTCGCGGAGGCGGCGCCGCTTCTCGACGTCATGGGCCGCGTCACCACCCACTGCGGGGAGGTGGGCGCCGGGGAGGCCGCGAAGCTGTGCAACAACATGGTGCTCGGGGTCCACCAGGTCGTCATCGCGGAGGCGATGATCCTGGGACGCCGCCTCGGGCTTGATCCGCGGACCCTCCACGACGTGATGGCCGGTTCGACCGGCGCCAGCTGGGCGCTGACCACCAACTGCCCGGTGCCCGGGGTGGTGGAGTCCGCCGCGTCCTCCCGGGATTTCGCGGGCGGGTTCGGCACGGACCTGATCATCAAGGATCTCCACCTGGCGCAGGTCAGTGCCACCGACACCGGGACGCCGACGCCGCTGGGCGATCTCGCGGCGGCGCTGTTCCGGGAGTCCGCCGCGGCGGGTCACGGCCGACGGGACTTCTCGGCGGTCATCGAGCTGCTGGAGTCGCAGAGCCGGTGAGGATGTCCTGCACCAGTCGCGCGTAGTGGTGGTGCAGCTCCTCCCGGTCGAAGGACGTGAACTCCGTGTCCCCGACCCGCCGCATGAATGACAACCCGGTGAGCAGTGCGACCGCGGACTGGGCCCGGAGTTCGGGTGCCGGGTACGGGTGGGGCGCCTCCGTGGCGATGCGCCGGGTGAGCACCTCGAGGATGTCCCCGGAGATCCGCCGCCCGATGGCGCTCAGGGAGTCGACCGAGCCGCCGGTCACCGACAGGGTCCGGATCATGGAGTAGTGCGCCGTGAAGGGAGCGGACAGCGTCTCCCCGACGGCGGTCCACCCCAGGTCCTCGAAGGGGCCGGCGAACAGGGCCCGGGCGGAGGATGAGAAGTCGACGGTCTCCTCGAAGAGGCGTTCCTTGCTCTGGAACAGCTTGATGATGAGCGTCGTGCTCACCCCGGCCTCCCGCGCGATGGCGGCGAGGGAGACCTCGGCGAAGGAGTAGGAGCTGAACAGTTCGCGGGAGATCTCCAGGACACGGTCCCGGGTGGAGGTATCCGGGGGAGCGGTAGGGGCGGACATGCGTCTCAACATACCCGTCCGCGACACAAAACGATACGATACGAACGATAACTGTACTAAACGGAGGTTCCGATGAAGAATGACATGCATGACGGGGAGGTCCTCGTCAGGAGGCGGGGACGCGCGGGCGTGCTCACGCTCAACCGCCCCCAGGCGATGAACGCCCTCACCGCGGAGATGGTGACGACCCTCACCCGGGCGCTGGAGCAGTGGCGCGACGATCCGGAGGTGG of the Corynebacterium humireducens NBRC 106098 = DSM 45392 genome contains:
- a CDS encoding CoA-acylating methylmalonate-semialdehyde dehydrogenase → MVRAIHHFIDGAVRPGTSGRTADVMNPSTGAVQAQVDLATAEEVDEVIANAAQAQPGWARMNPQKRVRVLVEWVRLINRDMDDLARLLSLEHGKTLDDARGDIQRGLEVIEFSFGAPHHLKGEYSDSVGTGVDTYSMRQPLGVVAGITPFNFPAMIPLWKAGPALAAGNAFVLKPSERDPSVPVRLAELFVEAGGPPGVFNVVHGDKTAVDALLDSDVIQAVGFVGSTPIAQYIYERCAATGKRAQCFGGAKNHMLILPDADLDQVADALIGAAYGSAGERCMAISVAVPVGEETADRLRDALVERMGSLKVGHSLDPEASYGPLVAQSALDRVRDYIGQGEAAGAELLVDGRTQAATDAEFEGESLAGGYFIGPTLLDHVTPDMSVYTDEIFGPVLVIVRARDFEEALALPNEHEYGNGVSIFASSGEAAREFAQRVQVGMIGVNVPIPVPIAYHTFGGWKASGFGDLNQHGPDAFRFYTRTKTVTSRWPRPARSGADFAMPLMD
- the mmsB gene encoding 3-hydroxyisobutyrate dehydrogenase encodes the protein MAPTGPQRRGLRHAAHGLTGRHREDIKEQTVKNIAFIGLGNMGGPMAANLVRAGYTVRGVDVVEQAQAAAREQGVEVVPTAAEAARGADVVITMLPTGALVRKVIEEVLEGGVGKPLLFIDSSTVSVAECRDNAAVVRAAGYRFIDAPVSGGTVGAQAGTLAFMVGGSAEDVAEAAPLLDVMGRVTTHCGEVGAGEAAKLCNNMVLGVHQVVIAEAMILGRRLGLDPRTLHDVMAGSTGASWALTTNCPVPGVVESAASSRDFAGGFGTDLIIKDLHLAQVSATDTGTPTPLGDLAAALFRESAAAGHGRRDFSAVIELLESQSR
- a CDS encoding TetR/AcrR family transcriptional regulator, with protein sequence MSAPTAPPDTSTRDRVLEISRELFSSYSFAEVSLAAIAREAGVSTTLIIKLFQSKERLFEETVDFSSSARALFAGPFEDLGWTAVGETLSAPFTAHYSMIRTLSVTGGSVDSLSAIGRRISGDILEVLTRRIATEAPHPYPAPELRAQSAVALLTGLSFMRRVGDTEFTSFDREELHHHYARLVQDILTGSATPAAR